GAAATTATCAGGCTCGTAACAATTTGAAAGCCATGAAAAAAGGAGATCTTGTCCTTTTTTATCACAGCAATGAAGGAAAGGAAGTGGTAGGGATAGCAAAAGTGCTGAAGGAATCGTATCAGGACCCGACAACAGATGATGCCAATTGGGTGGTAGTAGACCTGGGCCCTCACAAAAAGCTGAAGAGTCCTGTTACCCTTGAGACAATAAAGGCAGATAAAATACTGGGAAACATGAGCTTAGTGAAACAGTCAAGGCTTTCTGTAACGCCCGTAAAGAAAGAAGAGTTTGACAGAATTCTTGAATTATCCGAGAAATAAAAATCCTATAATTTTTCGAATAAAATCAGTTCATTGCTATCTTTGAAAAATTTTTAAATGGAAAAAAGACTCATCATCGGTACCGAACATCTTTCAATAACGATCGACAGACTTTGTCATCAGTTGATTGAACTTCACGGTGATTTTTCCAACTCTGTTATTCTTGGTATACAGCCAAGAGGTGTCAGCTTTTCCGAACGTATTCAAAGAAAACTTCAAGACATCCTTCAAAAAGATGTAAAGCTTGGCTATCTGGATGTTACTTTCTTCCGTGATGATTTCAGAAGAAAGGATAATCCTTTAAAAGCCAATGCTACCAAAGTTCCATTTCTGATTGAGGATAAAAACGTAATTCTTGTAGATGATGTACTTTATACAGGAAGGACTATCCGTGCAGCTATGGATGCCATGACGGCTTTTGGCAGACCGAGGAAAGTTGAATTACTGGTACTGGTAGACAGAAAATACAGCAGAGATCTTCCAATTCAGCCTAATTACATCGGTGTAGAAGTTGATTGCCTCGAATCCGAAAAAGTATTGGTTGAACTGAAGGAAGAAGGATTGAAAGACGATAATATTTGGTTGATTAATAAAACCTAACAATGCAGCATTTAAGTGTTAAACACCTTCTTGGAATCAAAGACCTCACCAGAGAGGACATTAATTTAATTTTAGATACTGCGGAAAATTTTAAAGAAGTAATTAACCGGCCTATCAAAAAAGTTCCTTCTCTGAGGGATAT
The Sporocytophaga myxococcoides DSM 11118 genome window above contains:
- a CDS encoding EVE domain-containing protein gives rise to the protein MNHWLVKSEPFKYPFEQLQKDKSTFWDGVRNYQARNNLKAMKKGDLVLFYHSNEGKEVVGIAKVLKESYQDPTTDDANWVVVDLGPHKKLKSPVTLETIKADKILGNMSLVKQSRLSVTPVKKEEFDRILELSEK
- the pyrR gene encoding bifunctional pyr operon transcriptional regulator/uracil phosphoribosyltransferase PyrR, coding for MEKRLIIGTEHLSITIDRLCHQLIELHGDFSNSVILGIQPRGVSFSERIQRKLQDILQKDVKLGYLDVTFFRDDFRRKDNPLKANATKVPFLIEDKNVILVDDVLYTGRTIRAAMDAMTAFGRPRKVELLVLVDRKYSRDLPIQPNYIGVEVDCLESEKVLVELKEEGLKDDNIWLINKT